The following is a genomic window from Bacillus sp. V2I10.
AGTCCAGAAAGATTTTCATTTCTTTCTCCGTGATGCAGGGCATCCGGCAGTACAACACGAATTCCTTTTTCAGCAAGGAGGTAGGCATAGTGCAGGTTATGTTCCTTCGCGCTTGTAAAACCGTGGACAAAAATGACAAACGGTGTTTTTTCATTTTTGGCAGAATCCTTTACCACATGAAGTAATGGAATACCGGCTGCATTCATTTTTTCAACAGCGATCATGTTTTATGCCTCCCTCTTTTTCTTTATCATAAGTGTAACATGTAGACAATAATCTTGGAAAAAAGATACACTGTTAGTAGGACTTGTTTTTTAATTCAAAGAATAAAGGAGCTTCTATGACGACAAAACCTTATTTAATTGCACTTGATTTAGATGGTACTTTATTAAAAGATGATAAAACGATTTCTGCTTATTCAAAAGAAATCATTAAAAAAGCAAAAGAAGCAGGACATATTGTCTGCATCTCAACAGGACGGCCGTATCGTGCCAGTTCAATGTATTACGAGGAGCTTCAGTTGGATACGCCAATCGTCAACTTTAACGGAGCATTCATCCATCATCCAAAAGATGATCAGTGGGGATCGTTTCACACGGCTCTTTCTCTAGAAGTTGTCAAGCAAATCGTTGAAGTGTGCGAAAAGCACAACGTCAATAATATACTTGCCGAAGTAATGGATCATGTGTATTTCCATTATCACGACGAAAAGCTTCTTGATATTTTCACAATGAATACTTCAGACATCACCGTTGGAGACCTGCGTAAAAATCTTGGGGATGATGTAACAAGTATTCTTATCCATGCCTCTGAGGAAGAAGTGGACAATATCCGCAACTACTTATCAGATGTTCATGCTGAGCTTGTCGATCACAGACGCTGGGCTGCCCCATGGCACGTCATAGAAATCATCAAGCACGGAATGAATAAAGCCGTGGGATTAAAGAAAATTGCTGATTCGTACAACATTCCCGCAGAAAGAATCATTGCATTCGGTGATGAAGACAATGATCTTGAAATGCTGAAATATGCCGGTCAGGGTGTTGCGATGGGTAATGCCATTCCTGAACTCAAGAAGGTTGCAAACAGAGAAACGAAAACAAATGAAGAGGATGGCATTGCCATTTACTTAAAGGACGCCTTGTCGCTATAAGGGCATCCTTTTTTAGTGAAGATTACCATCCATAGAACAAACCCCATTGAGACAAAATAAAGGAGACGCATCAGCAGCGTCAGCAAACATTCTTTTAGGGGGAATTTCGCATGAGCAGTAATAAATCTAAACGCTTTGTACAGCAAGGTAAAGATTCCGTTTCGAAACATGATGAACGTTTCCCTTATCACACAACAATGGCTGAGTCAGAAGAGCGCAAAGCTCAAATGGCAGAAAAATCCTCTTTAGGAGGCTTTTAATATGGGCAATCAACTATTTCAGGCAGCAAGAAAAGCAGTTGAAAAAGCTGGCGAGGTTTTAAGCGGCAAGATGAATGACGATCATAATCATCAGCAGAACCAATACAGCCAGCATGATGACAACGAGCAAAATCAGTTTTCCGGCCAGCATGCACATGCTGATGCGGATACAAAAGCAAAAGCAGAAGGCGCATTGATGTCTGCATTTGCAAATGCTTCTCCTGCAGAACAAAAACAGCTAAGCGAGCTTCAAAACGAATTGAAGAATATGTAGTAAGACGGTGTCAGAAATAGCCGTTTTACTAAGCAGAGCCCGCATGAAGCAGGGCACCTATGATTAACCCATATTAAACAAAAGCTGCGGAATTTTCCGCAGCTTTTCATTTTATTCAGTTACCGTGAATTTATCCTTTGCTTCTAAGGCTTTTACACCTTCAGCTTTTCCAGTTAATAAAACCGTTACTGTGTAATCACCCGCTTCAATTTTATTTCCTGCACTTTTCTTGTCCCATGTTTCCTGCCAGGTTTTGCTTTCTCCTGGAGGCAGCTTTAGATACTGCAGAGCTTGAGTGAACATTCTTCCCTTTGAATATTTGTACACTTCCGCTCCGTTTGAATCTGTAATGATAATTTCATATTTCTGTCCTGATGAGAACTCGAAATTCTTTTCTTCATCTGTATTGTTTTTAAGGCTGATATTGATTTGCACACTTTCAGGGCTTTCCTTCGTCTCAACAGCTAATTGAACTTCTTTCATCTCCACGTCACCGGACACCTCTTCCGCTTCATCCTTATTTTCAGCAGTTTGACCGCAGCCGACAAGAAATAATAAGCCAAGCATAATAAATACAAGCTTTTTCATATCGTGCACGTCTCCTATTCTTTACGGAAGAAACCAAAGATTCCTGTTGTTTGAATGATATTTGTAAATGCCTTTGGATCAACTTCCTTAATGATTTTTTCTAAATTATAAAGCTCATAGCGCGTGATCACAATCATCAGCATATCCTTTGGCTCGTTTGTAAATGCTCCTTTAGCAGGAACCATTGTAATCCCTCTTACCATTTTAGCATGAATGGCCTTTTTTAGATCATCCGCTTGTTTTGTAATGATCATGGCTGTCAATTTTTCATGTCTTGTATGAATCGCATCAATGACTCTTGTTGATGCATAAAGCGTAACAAGAGTGTAGAGCGCTTTTTCCCATCCATAAAGCAATCCCGCTGTAAAAATGATAATTCCATTTAAGATAAAGAAATAAGTGCCGACCGGTTTATCCTTCATTCTAGAAAGGATCATTGCCACAATATCCAGTCCGCCCGTTGAAGCACCATATTTAAGCGTAATGCCTACGCCGATCGCAACAATGACGCCTCCAAATACTGCGTTAAGCAAAATATCCTCCGACAAAGGATATAAGGGGACAATCGATAAAAATAGTGTGGTGGCTGCTACACTAAGTACACTGTACAGAGTGAACGATTTCCCGACTTTTTGCCATCCGAGAATGGCTACTGGTATGTTAAGAAGGAGCAGAAGCACCCCTGTCGATATGTAAAGGGGGGTGTATTCTTTAATTACACTTGATAAGAGCTGGGCGATGCCGGTAAATCCGCTCGCATAAACATCAGCAGGAATCATGAATAAATTCAGGCCGACAGCATTCAGCAGCGCTCCAAAAATAACGACAACCGCTTTTTTTACTTCTTCATAAACCATTTGCAGAAAATCCTCCCGGGCTATAAGATAATGATAGTATTTCTGATTTACCCCAATTTCTTGCAGATCAATACAAATATTGTGTTTTAGGGCAGCGTAACATTCTTTACTTCTTTTTGGCTAAGTGCTAATTTAAAACTATATATGAGGCTATTATCCCGTTTTGCGGGTAAATCCAGATGAAATGAGGTGTCAAAATGATGGTACATATCGTCGCAGACAGTGCATGCGATCTGCCGCTTGAATTTTATGAGAAACACGGCGTTACACTTCTCCCTCTTGGTGTACATATTGAGGAAAATGACTATCGCGATCTAGTCACGATTTCCCCTAAAGAAGTATACGACGCGATGCGTGAAGGGAAAATAGCTAAAACGACTCAAATCTCTCCTCTTGATGTAAAAGAGGCATTCACTGAATTTGCAAAGAAACAAGTGCCGGTATTGTATGTTGCTTTTTCATCGGAGCTTTCCGGAACCTATCAGACTGCTGTCATGATTGGAAACGAAGTCAAAGAGGAATATCCTGATTTTGAGCTTTCCATTGTGGATTCTAAATGCGCTTCCCTTGGCCTTGGACTTGCCGTTAAATATGCAGTTGACCTAGCCAGTAAAGGAAACACTCTACATGAAATTGAAGCTTCTGTAAAGGACTTTTGTGAACATACAGAGCACATTTTTACCGTCGATAACTTAGAATATTTAGCAAGAGGCGGAAGAATCAGCAAAGCATCTGCATTTGTAGGCGGTCTTCTCAACATCAAACCGCTTCTTCATGTTGAAGGCGGCAAGCTGATTCCGCTTGAAAAACTTAGAGGCCGGAAAAAAGTTTTCAGAAGGGTCATCGAGCTGATGAAAGAGCGGGGCGTTAATCTTGAAAGTCAGACCATCGCCATCAGTCACGGGGATGATGAGGACTCCGCCAAGGAAATAAAAGCAATGATTGAAATTGAATTTCATCCGAATGAAGTATATATAAACACAGTCGGCTGTTCAGTTGGAGCGCATTCTGGACCTGGTACGATTGCCATTTTCTTTTCAAATAAACCGATCTCATAATATTATACTTACAGGGCAACATAAACGTATCTTTTCAGTAAGGGAGTTTTTATGATGCCGCATACAAGCGATAACGACAAAAAAGCAAAAGACAATAATGCCAAAGAACATGAACGAAACATGATGCGCGAGAAAAACCGCCAAAAAGGCGAATTACAATATTCTAAAAAGACCGACCATTTATAAGAGAAGCGGAAGCCCTGGTCAGCTCTGAATGGCAGATAACGATTCGCCGGAAAAGTCCGGGTTTGACTTTTTTGCGGCGGATCCGTTCTGACCGAGGAGTTAGTCGCTGAAGCTGGACTTAAATGCGCAAAATTTCTTATATCTTTGAAAAAACAGCAGCGATTTTCCGCTGCTGTTTTTGTTTTATTGTAGCTTAAACTTCGAAAGTGTCTGATTTAAATCATCTGTCAGCTGTCTGAGTTCAATCACTTTTTCCACCATTTTTTCGAATGCGAGCAGCTGTTCAGTTGTCGAAGCAGATATTTGCTCGCTTCCTGCTGCCGTCTCTTCTACAACGGCACTGATGCTCTCTACATTTTGCAGAACTTGCTCTCCGAGTTTTTTGGAATTCAATATTCCTGATTTTAAATCATTTAATTCTGATGAGATCCCTTTTACTTTAAGATCGATATCTTCAAATGCACTAGCAAGCGATCAACTCGCTTACTGTTCCTTTTTGAAATATGTCCAGCCGTCTTCCTGATAAACTTTCCCGGCTTTCATCAATGAGCCGATTGCACGCTTGAACGCGCCTTTGCTCATGTTAAAGCGTTCTTTAATGTCTTCTGGGTCGCTCTTATCGAAAAATGGCATCGCTCCGCCTCTTGATTCCATGTAATCATAAAGCTGCTGTGCATCCTCATCCAATGCTTCATGCTTTCTTGGAAGAAGAGATACGTTGATTGTTCCATCTTCCTTTACATCAATTACGCGCCCTGTTACAAGCTCGCCTAAACGAGGCTCCCTTTTACGCTGCGAAGAGTGAATAAATCCTTTGTAGCCTTCTTCTGTAATAATATATGAGCCGGCAATAATCATTCTGTAAACTCTGCCTGTCACAGTTTTATTGTTGGCTGTACCTTCTGCTGATACGATCTTCTCCTGCATGACATCTTCCGTTGCAAGCTTCGTGAAAAACCTGCCATTTTTCGTTACCTTCAAAGAACAATAAAGCATGTCCCCCTCTTCTGGCCAAACCTCGATAAACG
Proteins encoded in this region:
- a CDS encoding Cof-type HAD-IIB family hydrolase, producing MTTKPYLIALDLDGTLLKDDKTISAYSKEIIKKAKEAGHIVCISTGRPYRASSMYYEELQLDTPIVNFNGAFIHHPKDDQWGSFHTALSLEVVKQIVEVCEKHNVNNILAEVMDHVYFHYHDEKLLDIFTMNTSDITVGDLRKNLGDDVTSILIHASEEEVDNIRNYLSDVHAELVDHRRWAAPWHVIEIIKHGMNKAVGLKKIADSYNIPAERIIAFGDEDNDLEMLKYAGQGVAMGNAIPELKKVANRETKTNEEDGIAIYLKDALSL
- a CDS encoding DUF3813 family protein, yielding MGNQLFQAARKAVEKAGEVLSGKMNDDHNHQQNQYSQHDDNEQNQFSGQHAHADADTKAKAEGALMSAFANASPAEQKQLSELQNELKNM
- a CDS encoding BsuPI-related putative proteinase inhibitor, which translates into the protein MKKLVFIMLGLLFLVGCGQTAENKDEAEEVSGDVEMKEVQLAVETKESPESVQINISLKNNTDEEKNFEFSSGQKYEIIITDSNGAEVYKYSKGRMFTQALQYLKLPPGESKTWQETWDKKSAGNKIEAGDYTVTVLLTGKAEGVKALEAKDKFTVTE
- a CDS encoding YitT family protein; its protein translation is MVYEEVKKAVVVIFGALLNAVGLNLFMIPADVYASGFTGIAQLLSSVIKEYTPLYISTGVLLLLLNIPVAILGWQKVGKSFTLYSVLSVAATTLFLSIVPLYPLSEDILLNAVFGGVIVAIGVGITLKYGASTGGLDIVAMILSRMKDKPVGTYFFILNGIIIFTAGLLYGWEKALYTLVTLYASTRVIDAIHTRHEKLTAMIITKQADDLKKAIHAKMVRGITMVPAKGAFTNEPKDMLMIVITRYELYNLEKIIKEVDPKAFTNIIQTTGIFGFFRKE
- a CDS encoding DegV family protein: MMVHIVADSACDLPLEFYEKHGVTLLPLGVHIEENDYRDLVTISPKEVYDAMREGKIAKTTQISPLDVKEAFTEFAKKQVPVLYVAFSSELSGTYQTAVMIGNEVKEEYPDFELSIVDSKCASLGLGLAVKYAVDLASKGNTLHEIEASVKDFCEHTEHIFTVDNLEYLARGGRISKASAFVGGLLNIKPLLHVEGGKLIPLEKLRGRKKVFRRVIELMKERGVNLESQTIAISHGDDEDSAKEIKAMIEIEFHPNEVYINTVGCSVGAHSGPGTIAIFFSNKPIS
- a CDS encoding DUF3941 domain-containing protein, giving the protein MPHTSDNDKKAKDNNAKEHERNMMREKNRQKGELQYSKKTDHL
- a CDS encoding S1 RNA-binding domain-containing protein produces the protein MNPGTFMTLSIDEKLDYGYYLTDGESRVLLHKTEITEPIDDKEEIEVYLIVDHEDRLAATMKKPKITEDHYDWVEVVSVREDMGAFVDIGLSKDALVANDILPAFIEVWPEEGDMLYCSLKVTKNGRFFTKLATEDVMQEKIVSAEGTANNKTVTGRVYRMIIAGSYIITEEGYKGFIHSSQRKREPRLGELVTGRVIDVKEDGTINVSLLPRKHEALDEDAQQLYDYMESRGGAMPFFDKSDPEDIKERFNMSKGAFKRAIGSLMKAGKVYQEDGWTYFKKEQ